A window from Populus trichocarpa isolate Nisqually-1 chromosome 3, P.trichocarpa_v4.1, whole genome shotgun sequence encodes these proteins:
- the LOC7461973 gene encoding uncharacterized protein LOC7461973 isoform X1, whose protein sequence is MAFSRSALISRLLRLNHPRPAVTSARSFHATTCTLSAPPKDDPADSTQSLEQNEDMETLAEKASRMISDMKEKIKSINPDFQFPNFDNREDFESLTKTAHRMVSDMRKKIKADHPEVSPKFWEVLYWHPFQDEGNQLPYDVKVEDDCWYGRVDMPGIGSKGVRVWFENNTLHFKGEEKDKGPFHGARNYSGKFNIPASEYQIDKISAVMNDGVLNIVIPKIDGAL, encoded by the exons ATGGCTTTCTCAAGATCAGCACTCATCTCCAGGCTTCTCCGCTTGAACCACCCTCGCCCCGCCGTTACCTCCGCCCGCTCTTTCCACGCCACCACGTGCACGCTCAGCGCTCCACCCAAAGATGACCCAGCCGATTCCACTCAAAGCCTCGAACAAAACGAAGATATGGAAACTCTTGCAGAGAAAGCTTCAAGAATGATCAGTGATATGAAGGAGAAAATAAAGTCCATCAATCCAG ATTTTCAATTTCCGAATTTTGATAATCGTGAAGACTTTGAAAGCCTAACGAAGACAGCACATCGGATGGTCAGTGatatgagaaagaaaataaaggctGATCATCCAG AAGTTAGCCCAAAATTTTGGGAGGTGCTTTACTGGCATCCCTTTCAAGATGAAGGAAATCAACTTCCATATGACGTGAAAGTGGAAGATGATTGTTGGTATGGGAGGGTTGACATGCCTGGAATTGGAAGCAAAGGAGTGAGGGTGTGGTTTGAAAACAACACTTTGCATTTCAAAGGTGAAGAGAAAGATAAGGGCCCGTTTCATGGTGCTAGAAACTATTCAGGCAAATTTAATATCCCTGCTAGTGAGTATCAGATTGATAAGATTAGTGCTGTTATGAATGACGGGGTGCTTAACATTGTCATTCCCAAGATCGATGGTGCTTTATAA
- the LOC7461973 gene encoding heat shock protein 21, chloroplastic isoform X2 yields the protein MAFSRSALISRLLRLNHPRPAVTSARSFHATTCTLSAPPKDDPADSTQSLEQNEDMETLAEKASRMISDMKEKIKSINPDFQFPNFDNREDFESLTKTAHRMVSDMRKKIKADHPVSPKFWEVLYWHPFQDEGNQLPYDVKVEDDCWYGRVDMPGIGSKGVRVWFENNTLHFKGEEKDKGPFHGARNYSGKFNIPASEYQIDKISAVMNDGVLNIVIPKIDGAL from the exons ATGGCTTTCTCAAGATCAGCACTCATCTCCAGGCTTCTCCGCTTGAACCACCCTCGCCCCGCCGTTACCTCCGCCCGCTCTTTCCACGCCACCACGTGCACGCTCAGCGCTCCACCCAAAGATGACCCAGCCGATTCCACTCAAAGCCTCGAACAAAACGAAGATATGGAAACTCTTGCAGAGAAAGCTTCAAGAATGATCAGTGATATGAAGGAGAAAATAAAGTCCATCAATCCAG ATTTTCAATTTCCGAATTTTGATAATCGTGAAGACTTTGAAAGCCTAACGAAGACAGCACATCGGATGGTCAGTGatatgagaaagaaaataaaggctGATCATCCAG TTAGCCCAAAATTTTGGGAGGTGCTTTACTGGCATCCCTTTCAAGATGAAGGAAATCAACTTCCATATGACGTGAAAGTGGAAGATGATTGTTGGTATGGGAGGGTTGACATGCCTGGAATTGGAAGCAAAGGAGTGAGGGTGTGGTTTGAAAACAACACTTTGCATTTCAAAGGTGAAGAGAAAGATAAGGGCCCGTTTCATGGTGCTAGAAACTATTCAGGCAAATTTAATATCCCTGCTAGTGAGTATCAGATTGATAAGATTAGTGCTGTTATGAATGACGGGGTGCTTAACATTGTCATTCCCAAGATCGATGGTGCTTTATAA